In Mytilus trossulus isolate FHL-02 chromosome 14, PNRI_Mtr1.1.1.hap1, whole genome shotgun sequence, a genomic segment contains:
- the LOC134697925 gene encoding uncharacterized protein LOC134697925, whose amino-acid sequence MSSRRRKARRRNKSSEQSRNFLDFSTHESVPSYDGRILVVGAYEAGKTSLVMNLIGEEIPTERQSTDGIDVHFGKLLFEMKTQMFLKKKTDLHSFPKAVYQKVLACLETVHKAKASKQSKKSNQDFLQEDQCLFDANQILHPAFPYLMPGFPGIDPAFINLFQSDFLTKINEKLRTFKSDAPPFSREVIPIPILDFAGQFVYYTTHQAFITSHGTYVVVFNGSKSLSDRLTGDGKESTVLDNIKHWVSSILAYSSTDTNEYPKIVFVATHKDLVRPVRIY is encoded by the exons CACGAAGACGGAATAAGTCAA GTGAACAATCCCGGAATTTTCTAGATTTTTCTACACATGAATCGGTACCATCATATGACGGAAGGATTTTGGTTGTTGGAGCATATGAAGCAGGTAAAACAAGTTTGGTGATGAATCTTATTGGCGAAGAAATTCCAACTGAACGACAAAGCACTGATGGTATAGATGTCCACTTTGGAAAGTTACTATTTGAAATGAAGACacagatgtttttaaaaaagaaaactg ATCTTCACAGTTTTCCAAAGGCTGTATACCAGAAAGTGTTAGCTTGTCTTGAAACTGTCCACAAAGCTAAAGCAAGCAAGCAATCAAAAAAGTCAAATCAGGATTTTCTTCAAGAAGACCAATGTTTATTTGATGCAAATCAGATATTACATCCAGCGTTTCCGTATTTGATGCCTGGATTTCCTGGTATAGATCCAGCTTTTATAAACCTCTTTCAAAGTGACTTTCTtacaaaaattaacgaaaaacttAGGACCTTTAAATCAGATGCTCCTCCATTTAGTCGAGAAGTGATTCCCATACCAATTCTAGATTTTGCAGGACAATTTGTGTATTATACAACGCACCAGGCATTTATTACATCGCATGGGACATATGTAGTGGTATTCAATGGCAGCAAGAGTTTAAGTGATAGGTTGACGGGAGATGGAAAAGAATCAACAGTTCTTG ACAATATCAAACACTGGGTTTCATCTATTCTTGCATACAGTTCTACAGATACAAACGAGTATCCGAAGATTGTATTTGTCGCTACACACAAAGATTTAGTCAGACCTGTACGTATTTATTAG
- the LOC134696758 gene encoding uncharacterized protein LOC134696758 has translation MMLAILVDEGQYILSRTDINIINKENEFTPLSEEELDRFLHIQNSCGKLTYIDTHYLRNFIVINPTCIIDLLKGIVTAFPISSDMKHGRLRKSDLTKMIDFEKFNQLGSYSDFFRELLVYFDILAEIKRYDKTTGRKIDIEFYFVPCLIYQTNTTTFVENYIKSERCISFAFVFEKSYVPPAITNRFISCVLSIWNVKIYNNIELLFSAFVVVSLDRNHDLVVQADQSSIEIYLIHKQRKELIIRDLASSVRQCLEENLQRISEVYSDSYTDSPSRYVPFTMKVKSGCLSPMCLKDIDDIEKLAFPLVCKAHGYRTPQSELNIWFTDISVQQCNETCQGISPTIYNICLTDAELLRLSSNLTVEEIRQLAIHLGISNVRLDEIEQDFSRNSSMVKFASLRTCSDNNKLCGDFMKAITTAGLNKHTMCMIVRQEIPPTDLPDTILNLSPSDEMLDKLALRIGKKWMELGLELGLDIEQLEYIEYDSPNVLRDISKNMLYQWKGTENGNSIRDLHNAFARIGKRGNLIRETLENCESFPNIKPDL, from the exons ATGATGCTAGCTATATTAGTTGATGAAGGACAATACATTCTAAGCCGAACagatataaacataataaacaagGAAAACGAATTCACACCACTCTCAGAGGAGGAACTAGATAGATTTCTTCATATTCAAAATAGTTGTGGGAAATTAACATACATAGATACGCATTATCTAAGAAACTTTATTGTTATAAATCCTACCTGTATAATAGATCTTCTGAAAGGTATTGTTACAGCCTTTCCTATTTCATCAGATATGAAACACGGCCGACTACGGAAGTCTGATTTGACGAAAATGAtagatttcgaaaaattcaaccAGCTTGGAAGTTATTCTGACTTTTTTCGTGAGTTATTGGTTTACTTTGATATACTTGCTGAAATAAAGCGGTATGACAAAACAACTGGCAGAAAGATAGATATTGAATTCTACTTTGTGCCTTGCCTAATATATCAAACAAACACAACCACTTTTGtggaaaattatattaaatccGAAAGGTGTATAAGTTTCGCATTCGTCTTCGAAAAATCATACGTGCCCCCAGCAATTACAAACAGGTTCATATCATGTGTTTTAAGTATTTGGAATgtcaaaatatacaataatattGAACTACTTTTTTCTGCTTTTGTTGTTGTTAGTCTCGACAGAAATCACGATTTAGTTGTTCAGGCAGATCAAAGTTCGATAGAAATTTACTTAATTCACAAACAGCGCAAGGAACTTATAATTAGAGATTTGGCATCAAGTGTACGTCAATGTTTGgaagaaaatttacaaagaatTTCGGAGGTGTACTCTGATTCCTATACAGACAGTCCAAGTAGATATGTTCCGTTTACGATGAAGGTCAAATCGGGCTGTCTCTCTCCAATGTGCTTGAAAGATATCGATGACATAGAAAAGCTTGCGTTCCCATTGGTATGTAAAGCACATGGATATAGAACCCCACAGTCAGAGCTCAATATTTGGTTTACGGACATA agtGTCCAGCAGTGCAATGAAACTTGTCAAG GTATTTCACCTACAATATATAACATATGCCTAACAGATGCAGAATTGTTACGATTATCAAGCAATCTAACTGTCGAAGAAATACGTCAGCTTGCAATTCATCTTGGTATATCAAATGTTAGATTAGATGAGATAGAGCAAGATTTTTCAAGAAATTCATCAATGGTCAAGTTTGCCAGTTTACGGACATGCAGCGATAACAACAAACTATGCGGCGATTTTATGAAAGCCATAACCACAGCTGGACTAAACAAGCATACAATGTGCATG ATAGTTCGGCAAGAAATACCACCAACAG aTTTACCTGATACTATTTTGAATCTATCTCCTAGTGATGAGATGCTAGACAAATTGGCTTTGCGCATTGGAAAGAAATGGATGGAACTAGGTCTTGAACTTGGACTTGATATAGAACAACTCGAATATATCGAATATGACAGCCCGAACGTTCTTCGAGATATAAGTAAAAACATGTTATACCAATGGAAAGGAACAGAAAATGGCAATTCCATTAGAGATCTCCATAACGCATTTGCAAGAATTGGAAAAAGAGGAAACCTAATCCGTGAAACATTGGAGAATTGTGAAAGTTTTCCTAATATAAAACCAGACCTTTGA